In the genome of Myxococcus stipitatus, one region contains:
- a CDS encoding response regulator transcription factor — protein sequence MTHPPATIFLVDDDESVLRGLGRLLRAAGHVTKPFASPDLFLAQLSGDTPGCAVLDLRMPGLNGLELQQSMASKGCHLPVIFITGHGDVPASVRAMKAGAVDFLLKPFDEQHLLAAIEQALRKDAEARTGRAQTAALHARYSTLTPREREVCALVAQGLTNKEVALRLGTTEKTIKVHRGRVIEKLDVDSVAELVRFVDRLGQG from the coding sequence ATGACACATCCCCCCGCCACCATCTTCCTCGTGGACGATGATGAGTCCGTGCTGCGGGGACTGGGGCGGCTGCTGCGGGCCGCGGGCCATGTGACGAAGCCCTTCGCCTCACCGGACCTGTTCCTCGCGCAGCTGTCCGGGGACACGCCGGGCTGCGCGGTGCTGGACCTGCGGATGCCGGGGCTGAACGGGCTGGAGTTGCAACAGTCCATGGCATCCAAGGGCTGCCATCTCCCCGTCATCTTCATCACCGGACACGGAGACGTGCCGGCCAGCGTCAGGGCCATGAAGGCGGGCGCCGTGGATTTCCTGCTCAAGCCCTTCGACGAGCAGCACCTGCTCGCGGCCATCGAGCAGGCCTTGCGCAAGGACGCGGAGGCTCGCACGGGTCGAGCACAGACCGCCGCGCTGCATGCCCGCTACTCCACCCTCACGCCTCGCGAGCGCGAGGTCTGCGCGTTGGTGGCCCAGGGGCTGACCAACAAGGAAGTCGCCCTGCGGCTGGGCACCACGGAGAAGACCATCAAGGTGCACCGGGGCCGCGTCATCGAGAAGCTGGACGTGGACTCGGTGGCGGAGCTGGTGCGGTTCGTGGACCGGCTGGGTCAGGGCTGA
- a CDS encoding kelch repeat-containing protein gives MKNRPISLLVLSLALAVIGCSEDPPPPPVEKFSISLSLVDTRVPAGTKTTAKAQRVYEDGRTVDLDASAAPQWTSSAPQVATVELLADGNARVTALKAGTTTISVSTAGLIGQANLEVTPARLLALRVTPASAAVQVGATQQFTLQGSYGDGTTADVTSTATWSSSDTAQATISAAGLAMGVAAGGTVTITATLAGVRGTAQLSITAPPRVLTGVEVTPATASVITGATQQFTALARYSDTSTEDVTSTATWRTSDGVIATVNGAGLATGVAAGGPVTLTATYSGFNGTARLTVTKPPPALTSIQVTPATASVIVGATRQFSAQGKYADGTTEDVTARATWTSSDGTLATVSGTGLGTGVATGGPVTVTATLAGISGTAQLSVTGWTSAGSLSTTRDLHTATRLASGKVLVAGGRNGSAPLSSVELYDPANNSWTPVKGLSNGRFSHAAVLLTAGYVLVTGGVGAYVNAEMYDLESDNWYFAGIMSGGRSGHAMTVLASGDVLVTGGTDGTNPLATVELFDPLTNIWRNVSSMGTARTNHTAVLLSSGKVLVSGGKSGAANLTSAEVYDPATNTWTPVASMATGHGLHAATLLTSGKVLISGGHTLTDAASAEVYDPATNKWTTTGAMSVGRGSHTATQLSSGKVLAAGGRGSTFTNTAELYDPATSTWAATSPMVSARSGHTATLLSNGRVLVVGGENGTRQLATAEVYVP, from the coding sequence ATGAAAAACCGACCCATCTCACTTCTTGTCCTCAGCCTGGCGTTGGCGGTCATTGGTTGCAGCGAGGACCCGCCGCCGCCTCCCGTCGAGAAGTTCTCCATCAGTCTCTCCCTCGTGGACACCCGCGTTCCCGCGGGGACGAAGACCACCGCGAAGGCCCAGCGGGTCTACGAGGATGGCCGCACCGTCGACCTCGATGCCTCCGCCGCGCCGCAGTGGACCTCCTCCGCGCCGCAGGTGGCCACCGTGGAGCTGCTCGCGGACGGCAATGCCCGGGTGACGGCGCTCAAGGCGGGGACCACCACCATCTCGGTCTCCACGGCGGGCCTCATCGGTCAGGCCAACCTCGAGGTCACCCCGGCGCGCCTCCTCGCGCTGCGGGTGACTCCCGCCAGTGCCGCGGTGCAGGTGGGCGCCACGCAGCAGTTCACCCTCCAGGGGAGCTACGGCGACGGCACCACGGCCGACGTGACGAGCACCGCGACGTGGTCGTCGAGCGACACCGCCCAGGCCACCATCAGCGCCGCGGGCCTGGCCATGGGCGTGGCCGCGGGCGGCACCGTCACCATCACCGCCACCCTGGCGGGGGTGAGGGGCACCGCGCAGCTCTCCATCACCGCGCCGCCTCGCGTGCTCACCGGCGTCGAGGTCACTCCCGCGACGGCCTCGGTCATCACGGGGGCGACGCAGCAGTTCACCGCCCTGGCTCGCTACAGCGACACCTCCACGGAGGATGTGACGAGCACCGCGACGTGGCGGACGAGCGACGGCGTCATCGCCACCGTGAATGGCGCGGGCCTGGCCACCGGCGTCGCCGCGGGTGGACCCGTCACCCTCACCGCGACCTACTCGGGCTTCAACGGCACGGCGCGGCTCACCGTCACGAAGCCGCCGCCCGCGCTCACCTCCATCCAGGTCACCCCCGCGACGGCTTCGGTCATCGTGGGCGCGACGCGGCAGTTCTCCGCCCAGGGCAAGTACGCCGACGGCACCACGGAGGATGTGACGGCCCGCGCGACGTGGACGTCGAGCGACGGCACGCTCGCCACCGTGAGCGGCACGGGCCTGGGGACGGGCGTGGCCACGGGCGGGCCCGTCACCGTCACCGCCACGCTGGCGGGCATCAGCGGCACCGCGCAGCTCAGCGTGACCGGCTGGACGTCCGCGGGCTCCCTGTCCACGACCCGAGACCTGCACACCGCCACGCGGCTCGCGTCGGGCAAGGTGCTGGTCGCCGGCGGGCGCAACGGGTCGGCCCCCTTGTCCAGCGTGGAGCTGTACGACCCGGCGAACAACTCCTGGACTCCCGTCAAGGGCCTGTCCAACGGCCGCTTCTCGCACGCCGCCGTCCTGCTCACCGCGGGCTACGTCCTCGTCACGGGAGGCGTCGGCGCCTACGTCAACGCGGAGATGTATGACCTGGAGAGCGACAACTGGTACTTCGCCGGCATCATGAGCGGGGGCCGCTCCGGCCACGCGATGACGGTGCTGGCGTCGGGCGACGTCCTCGTCACCGGCGGCACGGACGGCACCAATCCGCTGGCCACCGTGGAGTTGTTCGATCCGCTCACCAACATCTGGCGGAATGTCAGCTCCATGGGCACCGCCCGCACCAACCACACGGCGGTCCTGCTCTCCTCGGGCAAGGTCCTCGTCTCGGGAGGCAAGAGCGGCGCCGCGAACCTGACCAGCGCGGAGGTGTACGACCCGGCCACCAATACGTGGACTCCCGTTGCCTCCATGGCGACCGGACACGGCCTGCACGCCGCCACGCTGCTCACCTCCGGCAAGGTGCTCATCTCGGGAGGGCACACGCTCACCGACGCTGCGTCCGCCGAGGTGTATGACCCGGCCACGAACAAGTGGACCACGACGGGGGCGATGAGCGTGGGCCGCGGAAGCCATACCGCCACGCAGCTCTCCTCGGGCAAGGTGCTCGCGGCGGGAGGTCGTGGCAGCACCTTCACCAACACCGCGGAGCTGTATGACCCGGCCACGTCGACCTGGGCCGCGACCTCGCCCATGGTCTCCGCTCGGAGCGGGCACACCGCGACGCTGCTGAGCAACGGCCGGGTGCTCGTGGTGGGCGGCGAGAATGGCACCCGTCAGCTCGCCACGGCGGAGGTGTACGTGCCCTGA
- a CDS encoding DUF1552 domain-containing protein, which yields MSDTPVFRLDRRMFLRGAGGAVLALPILPSLLSPREAKAQAAQRPKCFVHFRTPHGAIFGANMWPTDSALTQSVFYADHDVRRGDLIATANSSGDSVISRVLTAKSSMLTPTLVSKMNILRGLDYPMYMGHNFGAPLGYYDFDKQRPGSPRPTIDQVMAYSTAFYPSVASVRKRSVAIAGNGTSSGTWGYNTPGVRSSGVASSSISGIESSLSLFDTLLAGTSSPGTPRSPVVDKVLESYRRLRNGNGRLSSEDKVRLDQHIDAVAELQRRLETTTSGCQVPPRPTTDNLTLRNSSSFAGDPAKNVEYFRLINEVLAVAMNCGVCRIATISIDENIQNLTFTTRAPQGEDWHNNVVHPSTVEGANQDLVVQFNQVFFSQVFLDLASRFERFSNGAGGTLLDDSLVAWGQENGNTPHFSFSLPVITAGSAGGALKTGSYCDYRNITRKVSGDSSTGSEGNFLWAGLLHNQWLGTALQAMGIPKAEWSETDHPGYGWKASYQSTYEYLFTNKGFSSSQAYPAAMWQKTGEVLPFLAP from the coding sequence GTGAGCGACACCCCTGTCTTCCGATTGGACCGCCGCATGTTCCTGCGCGGCGCGGGCGGTGCCGTGCTGGCCCTGCCCATCCTCCCCTCGCTCTTGAGCCCGCGCGAGGCCAAGGCCCAGGCGGCGCAGCGCCCGAAGTGCTTCGTGCACTTCCGCACGCCCCATGGCGCCATCTTCGGCGCGAACATGTGGCCCACGGACTCGGCGCTGACGCAGTCCGTGTTCTACGCGGACCACGACGTGCGCCGGGGGGACCTCATCGCCACGGCCAACTCGAGCGGTGATTCGGTCATCAGCCGCGTGCTGACGGCGAAGTCCTCCATGCTCACGCCCACGCTCGTGTCGAAGATGAACATCCTGCGAGGGCTCGACTACCCCATGTACATGGGGCACAACTTCGGCGCTCCGCTGGGCTACTACGACTTCGACAAGCAGCGGCCCGGCTCTCCCCGTCCGACCATCGACCAGGTGATGGCCTACTCGACGGCCTTCTACCCGAGCGTCGCCTCCGTCCGGAAGCGCAGCGTCGCCATCGCGGGCAACGGCACCTCGAGCGGAACCTGGGGCTACAACACGCCCGGCGTTCGCTCCTCGGGTGTCGCGTCGAGCTCCATCAGCGGCATCGAGAGCTCCCTCTCGCTCTTCGACACGCTGCTCGCGGGAACCAGCAGCCCCGGCACGCCCCGGTCCCCCGTGGTGGACAAGGTCCTGGAGAGCTACCGCCGGCTGCGCAACGGCAACGGCCGGCTCTCGTCCGAGGACAAGGTGCGGCTGGACCAGCACATCGACGCGGTCGCGGAGCTGCAGCGCCGCCTGGAGACCACCACCTCGGGCTGCCAGGTGCCGCCCCGCCCCACCACCGACAACCTGACGCTGCGGAACTCCAGCTCCTTCGCGGGAGACCCCGCGAAGAACGTCGAGTACTTCCGGCTCATCAACGAAGTGCTCGCCGTGGCGATGAACTGCGGCGTCTGCCGCATCGCCACCATCAGCATCGACGAGAACATCCAGAACCTCACCTTCACCACGCGCGCGCCGCAGGGCGAGGACTGGCACAACAATGTCGTGCATCCCTCGACCGTCGAGGGGGCGAACCAGGACCTGGTGGTCCAGTTCAACCAGGTCTTCTTCTCGCAAGTGTTCCTCGACCTCGCCTCCCGCTTCGAGCGCTTCTCGAACGGCGCGGGGGGAACCCTGCTGGATGACTCGCTGGTCGCGTGGGGCCAGGAGAACGGCAACACGCCGCACTTCTCCTTCTCCCTCCCGGTCATCACCGCGGGCAGCGCGGGCGGCGCCCTCAAGACGGGCAGCTACTGCGACTACCGCAACATCACGCGCAAGGTGAGCGGTGACTCGAGCACGGGCAGCGAGGGCAACTTCCTGTGGGCGGGCCTCCTCCACAACCAGTGGCTGGGCACGGCGCTCCAGGCGATGGGGATTCCGAAGGCGGAGTGGAGCGAGACCGACCACCCGGGCTACGGCTGGAAGGCGTCGTACCAGTCGACCTACGAGTACCTCTTCACGAACAAGGGCTTCTCCTCGTCGCAGGCCTATCCGGCGGCGATGTGGCAGAAGACCGGTGAAGTGCTGCCGTTCCTCGCGCCCTGA
- a CDS encoding DUF1592 domain-containing protein, producing MTLPRYVSTLLLCAGAVACDGSAGYNHHTGGGDDPDPPPPPASNAVAPAPAKFSCDAKAVPADLPLPRLSRTQLMNSLRFAVVRALPKEADALWTKLTPDLARYPLDRRIPAPGDLKGGFSRLDQSIQQTQIDVMYDLGRGVAQELTSTDTRRNTLLGACASDSQTANDRACLETFIRGWGSRVLRYPLPPAEVTAFADIAGTTPVDRASVADVITTLLNSPWFLYRIEHGTTTGQAATPLSAFELASKLSYQLWQAPPDDALWAAATDGSLLTEDGFNAQLDRMLKSPQLRNSLDEFVNEWLRLDELPSLVALRNDPVYQAFVGAEMPTDATRAAMFEDVQLSAYNTLVSGGSVSDFLHDPKSYTADPFLAGIYGVPTWNGTGPAPVIPSKNRGGLVTRAAMLATGTASTRPIHKGYMVRNALLCQQVGAPPPNASDRPPAPTDRMTTRQAVSQLTSGGSCGGCHNNTINPPGFVLEGFDALGRERTVERLFNAQGKETAAPSVDTSADVQLYDAEVRSISSAVDLSRMIDESQLFESCIAQHYFRFAHARVESTSGDSCLLSELETVARSGAPMADLLKTVARHPTFKKRSFQ from the coding sequence ATGACGCTTCCTCGCTACGTGAGCACCCTGCTTCTCTGTGCTGGCGCGGTCGCCTGTGATGGGTCCGCCGGCTACAACCACCACACCGGCGGCGGAGACGATCCAGATCCGCCTCCGCCCCCCGCCTCCAACGCCGTCGCTCCAGCACCCGCGAAGTTCTCCTGTGACGCGAAAGCCGTCCCCGCCGACCTGCCCCTGCCCCGGCTGTCGCGGACGCAGTTGATGAACTCGCTCCGCTTCGCCGTCGTCCGGGCCCTCCCGAAGGAAGCCGACGCCCTCTGGACGAAGCTCACGCCCGACCTGGCCCGGTACCCGCTGGACCGGCGCATCCCCGCGCCCGGCGACTTGAAGGGCGGCTTCAGCCGGCTGGACCAGTCCATCCAGCAGACGCAGATCGACGTCATGTACGACCTGGGCAGGGGCGTCGCCCAGGAACTCACCAGCACCGACACGCGCCGCAACACGCTGCTGGGCGCCTGCGCGAGCGACAGCCAGACCGCCAATGACCGGGCCTGCCTGGAGACCTTCATCCGAGGATGGGGCTCGCGCGTCCTGCGCTACCCGCTGCCGCCAGCGGAGGTCACCGCCTTCGCCGACATCGCCGGCACCACGCCCGTGGACCGGGCCTCGGTGGCGGACGTCATCACCACCCTCCTGAACTCGCCCTGGTTCCTCTACCGGATCGAGCACGGCACCACCACGGGCCAGGCGGCGACGCCGCTCTCCGCGTTCGAGCTGGCCTCGAAGCTGTCCTATCAGCTCTGGCAGGCGCCTCCGGATGACGCGCTGTGGGCCGCCGCGACGGATGGCTCGCTGCTCACCGAGGACGGCTTCAACGCGCAGCTCGACCGGATGCTGAAGAGCCCGCAGCTGAGGAACTCGCTGGACGAGTTCGTCAACGAGTGGCTGCGGCTCGACGAGCTGCCCTCGCTGGTGGCGCTGCGCAACGACCCGGTCTACCAGGCCTTCGTCGGCGCGGAGATGCCCACCGACGCCACGCGCGCCGCGATGTTCGAGGACGTCCAGCTCTCCGCCTACAACACCCTCGTCTCCGGTGGCTCGGTGAGCGACTTCCTCCACGACCCGAAGTCGTACACGGCGGACCCCTTCCTGGCGGGCATCTACGGCGTCCCCACGTGGAATGGCACGGGGCCGGCGCCGGTCATCCCGTCCAAGAACCGCGGCGGCCTGGTGACGCGCGCGGCGATGCTGGCCACGGGGACCGCGTCGACGCGGCCCATCCACAAGGGCTACATGGTGCGCAACGCCCTGCTCTGCCAGCAGGTCGGAGCGCCTCCGCCCAACGCCAGCGACCGGCCTCCCGCGCCCACGGACCGCATGACGACGCGGCAGGCGGTGAGCCAGCTCACCTCCGGCGGAAGCTGCGGCGGCTGCCACAACAACACCATCAACCCACCGGGCTTCGTGCTGGAAGGGTTCGACGCGCTCGGACGGGAGCGCACCGTGGAGCGGCTGTTCAACGCGCAGGGCAAGGAGACCGCCGCGCCCTCCGTGGACACGTCGGCGGACGTGCAGCTCTACGACGCGGAGGTCCGCTCCATCTCCAGCGCCGTGGACCTCTCGCGGATGATTGACGAGAGCCAGCTCTTCGAGTCCTGCATCGCGCAGCACTACTTCCGCTTCGCGCACGCTCGCGTGGAGTCCACCTCCGGCGACAGCTGCCTGCTCTCGGAGCTGGAGACCGTCGCGCGCAGCGGCGCGCCGATGGCGGACCTGCTGAAGACCGTCGCCCGTCATCCCACCTTCAAGAAGAGGAGCTTCCAGTGA
- a CDS encoding RNA polymerase sigma factor, with protein sequence MSRALHPKAPPTVPSRPVSFDALYEEHAEDVYIWAMRYAAGRSGWAEDITHDVFLKVWEHQAWLREEDVRGWLFRVTQNVAFSALRREKTFRQRIADLLFPSQPTQTESTPEKDLVRREAVRSATAALDRLPGQERVVMALKILDDLSQREIAQLLSLSEGYVSKLISRAHGRLTAWGWEVEDGTP encoded by the coding sequence ATGTCGCGCGCTCTCCACCCCAAGGCTCCGCCCACCGTGCCTTCCCGGCCCGTGTCATTCGACGCGCTCTACGAGGAGCATGCGGAGGACGTCTATATCTGGGCCATGCGATACGCGGCCGGTCGCTCGGGCTGGGCCGAAGACATCACCCATGACGTCTTCCTCAAGGTCTGGGAGCACCAGGCCTGGCTGCGCGAGGAGGACGTGCGGGGCTGGCTCTTTCGCGTCACGCAGAACGTGGCGTTCTCCGCGCTGCGGCGCGAGAAGACGTTTCGACAGCGCATCGCCGACCTCTTGTTTCCGTCTCAGCCCACACAGACGGAGTCCACGCCGGAGAAGGACCTCGTGCGACGCGAGGCGGTGCGAAGTGCCACGGCGGCGTTGGACCGCTTGCCAGGGCAGGAGCGGGTGGTGATGGCACTGAAGATCCTGGATGACCTGAGCCAGCGGGAGATTGCCCAGCTCCTCTCGCTGTCAGAGGGCTATGTGTCGAAGCTGATCAGCCGCGCCCACGGCCGGCTGACCGCTTGGGGATGGGAGGTGGAAGATGGAACCCCGTGA
- a CDS encoding FecR domain-containing protein, giving the protein MEPRDFRAELRREDSLRREQGMPVGVRTRLGARLREAREPRPAAWHRRPVSWGLAASAMVAVVALGVFFPRAPASRSLGGLEVARASADLSAREEAEGVEIQGGEAALVDVARGITLQNQGPLVVRREPSGVRLVRGRAEFSVKHRQVDAPPAVVLVSGGAIEIMGTRFTVEERGTGGSVTLHEGAIAFRRLGGEVVSMRVGQTLEWPELEPVEPVLPDAPAPPEPERPQPVALPPERKVVSTRTPSAPVRAPSVEDVLRELEVLRGRREFEQAAKYLEASMQQQPAATRERLSFELGSLLTHQLKDSRRACAHWDLHERRFRRGHYAESVQRARGALSCPGHEDRR; this is encoded by the coding sequence ATGGAACCCCGTGACTTCCGCGCGGAGCTCCGGCGCGAGGACTCGCTCCGCCGTGAGCAAGGAATGCCCGTCGGTGTGCGGACCCGGCTGGGTGCGCGCCTGCGGGAGGCTCGCGAGCCGAGGCCCGCCGCATGGCACCGCCGTCCGGTGTCCTGGGGCCTCGCCGCGTCGGCGATGGTGGCGGTGGTGGCGCTCGGGGTGTTCTTCCCGCGGGCGCCCGCGTCACGTTCCCTGGGGGGACTCGAGGTGGCGCGGGCCAGCGCCGACCTGTCGGCCCGGGAAGAGGCCGAGGGCGTGGAGATTCAAGGGGGCGAGGCCGCCCTGGTGGACGTGGCCCGAGGCATCACCCTCCAGAACCAGGGCCCGCTCGTGGTGCGCCGTGAGCCCTCGGGTGTGCGGCTGGTCCGGGGGCGCGCGGAGTTCTCGGTGAAGCACCGCCAGGTGGATGCTCCGCCCGCCGTCGTGCTCGTGTCGGGCGGTGCCATCGAAATCATGGGCACGCGCTTCACGGTGGAGGAGCGGGGGACGGGCGGCTCGGTCACCCTGCATGAGGGCGCCATCGCCTTCCGTCGGCTGGGGGGCGAGGTGGTCTCCATGAGGGTGGGACAGACGCTGGAGTGGCCGGAGCTGGAGCCTGTCGAGCCCGTGCTTCCAGATGCGCCAGCACCTCCCGAGCCGGAGCGGCCGCAACCCGTGGCCCTGCCGCCGGAGCGGAAGGTCGTCTCCACCCGGACGCCGTCCGCGCCGGTGCGCGCTCCGAGCGTGGAGGATGTGCTGCGGGAGCTGGAGGTGCTTCGGGGCCGGCGCGAGTTCGAGCAGGCGGCGAAGTACCTCGAGGCGTCGATGCAGCAGCAGCCGGCGGCGACGCGGGAGCGCCTGAGCTTCGAGCTGGGCTCGTTGCTGACGCACCAGCTCAAGGATTCGCGGCGCGCCTGTGCCCACTGGGACCTGCACGAGCGGCGGTTCCGGCGCGGGCACTACGCGGAATCGGTCCAGCGTGCCCGAGGGGCGCTGTCCTGTCCTGGCCATGAGGACAGGCGATGA
- a CDS encoding Ig-like domain-containing protein, which produces MSFLFSKWLAVPATALRTGWVLGLAACTLVACNDLERDGEEPVAQSLAVEVAEDASVEVKLSASGFGTLVFGIVTPPSHGTLSELRPDGTATYTPEADFQGEDAITFQAIDHWGQRAQGKVTLIVTPTNDAPTISPVADQRITSGGSTGALPFTVGDVDTAAEGLTVTATSSNTNLVPNDPSKLVLGGTGANRTLDVIAASGVRGTTTITVAVSDGVSTTSTTFTVEVTGSASLYWVTAAGSLWRVDVDGANAVELKTGITGAAVVATDPVTRTVFYKRDSAIVRVDSEGKNPVDIVPNGGFPSGLTVDATNRKLYWSDFNGRRVMRADLDGSNPSQVLGSIDSPSALAVDAAQGKVYVITYNNTAIIRFNLDGTGRETLASSLGGQGVGLALDLAGSKLYFATRSDSIYVAHLDGSNVTPLVTKQTAVHGVAIDVAAGRLYWPDWLGEAVRSAQLSDGGDVRTLRSGGGRNMGLAWMPAP; this is translated from the coding sequence ATGTCATTCTTGTTTTCAAAGTGGCTCGCGGTCCCGGCCACGGCCTTGCGCACCGGATGGGTGCTTGGACTGGCCGCCTGCACGCTCGTCGCTTGTAACGACCTGGAGCGGGACGGCGAAGAGCCGGTGGCCCAGAGCCTGGCCGTCGAGGTCGCCGAGGATGCGTCCGTCGAGGTGAAGCTGTCGGCCAGCGGCTTCGGGACGCTGGTCTTCGGCATCGTCACCCCTCCGAGCCATGGCACGTTGAGCGAGCTCCGCCCGGATGGCACGGCCACCTACACGCCTGAGGCCGACTTCCAGGGGGAGGATGCCATCACCTTCCAGGCCATCGACCACTGGGGCCAGCGCGCCCAGGGCAAGGTGACCCTCATCGTCACTCCGACGAACGATGCGCCGACGATTTCTCCTGTGGCTGACCAGCGCATCACCTCGGGGGGCTCGACGGGCGCGCTGCCGTTCACCGTGGGAGACGTGGATACCGCCGCGGAGGGCCTCACGGTCACCGCCACGTCCTCCAACACGAACCTGGTGCCCAACGACCCGAGCAAGCTCGTCCTGGGAGGCACTGGCGCCAACCGCACCCTCGACGTCATTGCGGCTTCCGGCGTCCGCGGGACCACCACCATCACCGTCGCGGTGAGTGACGGCGTCTCCACCACCTCCACCACGTTCACCGTCGAGGTCACGGGCTCCGCGAGCCTCTACTGGGTGACGGCGGCTGGCTCGCTGTGGAGGGTGGACGTGGATGGGGCGAATGCGGTGGAGCTCAAGACGGGCATCACGGGGGCCGCCGTCGTGGCCACGGACCCGGTCACCCGGACCGTCTTCTACAAGCGGGACAGCGCCATCGTCCGGGTGGACAGTGAGGGGAAGAATCCGGTCGATATCGTTCCGAATGGAGGGTTCCCCAGCGGGCTGACCGTGGATGCGACGAACCGCAAGCTGTACTGGTCTGACTTCAACGGGAGGCGCGTCATGCGCGCCGACCTGGATGGAAGCAATCCGTCGCAGGTCCTTGGGAGTATCGACAGCCCGTCCGCTCTCGCGGTCGATGCCGCGCAGGGCAAGGTGTATGTCATCACCTATAACAACACGGCCATCATCCGCTTCAACCTGGATGGCACCGGACGGGAGACCCTGGCCTCCAGCCTGGGCGGGCAGGGCGTGGGGTTGGCGCTCGACCTGGCCGGGAGCAAGCTGTACTTCGCGACCCGCTCGGACAGCATCTATGTCGCCCACCTGGATGGCTCCAACGTCACTCCGCTGGTGACGAAGCAGACCGCGGTTCATGGGGTGGCCATCGATGTCGCGGCGGGACGGCTCTATTGGCCGGACTGGCTGGGGGAGGCGGTCCGGAGCGCCCAGCTGTCCGACGGCGGTGATGTGCGGACGCTGAGGTCGGGTGGCGGCCGGAACATGGGGCTGGCCTGGATGCCCGCGCCGTAG
- a CDS encoding collagenase, whose product MYAGVVFDISTNNGGIYMEGNPAAPGNQARFYAYEAEWLRPTFEIWNLRHEYVHYLDGRFNMKGDFNTSYFWSTTWWSEGLAEYISKKRDNASAVQVGRNKTYQLSQVFRNTLESGSERVYSWGYLAARFMFEKHASQVNTILGHFRSGNYSTYYYNVLPGIGTSYDAEFHQWIDCVATASNPSTCANP is encoded by the coding sequence ATGTACGCCGGCGTGGTGTTCGACATCAGCACCAACAACGGCGGTATCTACATGGAGGGGAACCCAGCCGCCCCGGGCAATCAGGCACGCTTCTATGCCTACGAGGCGGAGTGGTTGCGGCCCACGTTCGAGATCTGGAACCTGCGCCACGAGTACGTCCACTACCTGGACGGGCGCTTCAACATGAAGGGCGACTTCAACACGTCCTACTTCTGGTCCACCACCTGGTGGTCGGAGGGACTGGCTGAGTACATCTCCAAGAAGCGAGACAACGCCTCCGCCGTCCAGGTGGGCCGGAACAAGACCTACCAGCTCAGCCAGGTCTTCCGAAACACGCTCGAGAGCGGCTCCGAGCGTGTGTATTCCTGGGGCTACCTCGCGGCGCGCTTCATGTTCGAGAAGCACGCGAGTCAGGTGAATACCATCCTCGGTCACTTCCGCTCGGGCAACTACTCCACGTACTACTACAACGTCCTGCCTGGAATCGGGACGTCGTACGACGCGGAGTTCCATCAGTGGATTGACTGCGTCGCCACCGCGAGCAACCCGAGCACCTGCGCCAATCCTTGA
- a CDS encoding TetR/AcrR family transcriptional regulator, with amino-acid sequence MSTSSKVGYHHGDLRAALLEAAMQMLEEGEEFSLRAVARRAGVSPTAPYRHFADREALESALATEGFRDLKARLTEGRALPSTASELGELGVAYVHFALERPALFRLMFGKPCDDKSDQRVQAASELHDLLAHVLASIFPHVDAPSLATAAWGLVHGLAFLHLDGKLSPTPREDVGNRVRAAFDALLSANEPRR; translated from the coding sequence ATGTCAACATCAAGCAAGGTGGGATACCACCACGGAGACCTGCGAGCGGCGCTGCTGGAGGCCGCGATGCAGATGCTCGAGGAGGGGGAGGAGTTCTCACTGCGCGCGGTCGCGCGTCGGGCAGGCGTCTCGCCCACGGCGCCGTACCGGCACTTCGCGGACCGGGAGGCGCTCGAGTCGGCGCTGGCCACCGAGGGCTTCCGAGACCTGAAGGCCCGGCTGACCGAGGGTCGCGCCCTCCCCTCGACGGCCTCGGAGCTCGGCGAGCTGGGGGTTGCCTACGTCCACTTCGCGCTCGAGCGGCCCGCGCTGTTCCGGCTCATGTTCGGGAAGCCCTGCGACGACAAGAGCGACCAACGCGTCCAGGCGGCCAGCGAGCTGCACGACCTGCTCGCGCACGTCCTGGCCAGCATCTTCCCCCACGTGGATGCACCGTCCCTCGCCACCGCCGCCTGGGGGCTGGTTCACGGCCTGGCGTTCCTGCACCTCGACGGGAAGCTCTCGCCCACCCCCCGCGAGGACGTCGGGAATCGGGTGCGCGCCGCGTTCGACGCCCTCCTCTCCGCCAACGAGCCGCGACGTTGA